The following coding sequences are from one Granulicella sp. L56 window:
- a CDS encoding SDR family NAD(P)-dependent oxidoreductase, whose translation MNPFAVEGKLALVTGATRGIGLGVARAFGESGLKLILVGRDINELQHVAEELRQTAPQVHVEPFDLLRSGEIAFWFEDLCGRVGTPDILVNSAGISRRGAATDLALEDWNDVMALNTTAIFELSRAFAKRRIAEGQGGRIINIASLMTAAARPRTSPYTASKGAVGQLTKALAVEWAQYGILVNAIAPGYIDTDLNKELVADSKFNNWVKERCPLGRWGTPVDIAWPVVFLASSAAAFITGQVIFVDGGWLATF comes from the coding sequence AGCCTTCGGAGAATCCGGACTAAAGCTAATTTTGGTTGGTCGCGACATCAATGAACTGCAGCATGTGGCGGAAGAGCTGCGGCAAACCGCCCCGCAAGTTCACGTTGAACCGTTCGATCTGCTTCGTTCAGGAGAAATCGCATTCTGGTTTGAAGATCTGTGCGGAAGGGTCGGCACCCCGGATATTCTTGTGAATTCAGCCGGTATCTCTCGACGAGGAGCGGCAACCGATCTCGCACTCGAAGATTGGAATGATGTGATGGCACTCAACACGACCGCCATCTTCGAACTTAGCCGAGCATTCGCGAAGAGACGCATCGCTGAAGGTCAGGGCGGCAGAATCATTAATATCGCTTCGCTGATGACCGCAGCCGCAAGGCCAAGAACTTCTCCATACACAGCATCCAAAGGCGCCGTTGGACAGCTCACGAAAGCGTTAGCGGTGGAATGGGCTCAATATGGAATTCTCGTGAATGCGATTGCTCCAGGGTATATCGATACCGATCTGAATAAAGAACTCGTTGCGGATTCTAAATTCAATAACTGGGTCAAAGAGCGATGCCCCTTGGGTCGCTGGGGTACACCTGTTGATATCGCGTGGCCAGTTGTCTTTCTGGCAAGTTCTGCTGCAGCCTTTATTACTGGACAGGTCATTTTTGTGGACGGTGGCTGGCTGGCAACGTTCTAG
- a CDS encoding sugar porter family MFS transporter, translated as MVESAMTASLGGLLFGFDTAVIAGVTGALTDKFFLTPTSLGFTVAIALWGTIVGAACGGYAGTRFGRRDSLRALALLFIISALGCAFAWDWASFLVFRSIAGIAIGASSVLGPMYIAEIAPAQWRGRMVGSFQLNIVFGILVAYFSNYVIGTFNLGPTEWRWKLGVSAIPGFLFLIMLFRIPRSPRWLVEKGRVREAKEALNQIAGAAASSELEAIEESLAMDRSAGNQPLFSRRYRVPVALAVMIALFNQFSGINPILYYLNDIFQRAGFTKVSGDLQAVAIGATNLVFTVVAMCIIDKVGRKRLLIVGSVGTFVCLTTISALFLTGKHQNLLLWPLGGFVAFFAVSQGSVIWVYISEIFPNSVRAKGQSLGSFTHWLTCATLANFFPIVAVHTVSAPFIFFSSMMVLQFIVVVWFFPETKGFTLEELQHRLETK; from the coding sequence GTGGTAGAAAGCGCGATGACCGCATCTTTGGGTGGCCTTCTTTTTGGCTTTGATACAGCGGTTATCGCCGGTGTAACAGGAGCACTGACCGATAAATTTTTTTTAACGCCAACGTCCCTCGGCTTCACCGTTGCTATCGCGCTCTGGGGGACGATCGTGGGAGCTGCCTGCGGCGGTTATGCGGGCACTCGATTTGGCCGTCGGGACAGCTTGCGTGCGCTGGCACTTCTCTTCATTATCTCCGCCCTTGGATGTGCCTTTGCATGGGACTGGGCTTCCTTCCTCGTGTTCCGTTCTATCGCAGGCATCGCAATTGGAGCCTCTTCCGTTTTGGGACCCATGTATATCGCGGAGATCGCGCCTGCACAATGGCGGGGACGCATGGTTGGTTCATTCCAACTCAACATTGTCTTTGGAATCCTGGTCGCGTACTTCTCCAACTATGTGATCGGCACCTTTAATCTTGGCCCGACCGAGTGGCGATGGAAGCTTGGAGTTTCAGCCATACCTGGATTTCTGTTCTTGATCATGCTGTTCCGAATTCCGCGGAGTCCTCGCTGGCTTGTAGAAAAGGGCAGAGTAAGAGAGGCAAAGGAAGCTCTCAACCAGATCGCGGGAGCAGCGGCATCGTCCGAGCTCGAAGCGATCGAGGAATCGCTTGCCATGGATCGTAGCGCCGGCAATCAGCCTCTATTCTCGCGACGCTATCGTGTTCCAGTCGCGCTGGCGGTAATGATCGCTCTCTTCAATCAGTTTTCCGGTATCAACCCTATTCTTTATTACTTGAATGACATCTTCCAGAGAGCTGGCTTCACAAAGGTCTCTGGGGATCTACAAGCGGTAGCCATCGGTGCAACGAATCTGGTCTTCACGGTTGTCGCAATGTGCATCATTGATAAAGTGGGACGCAAGAGACTCTTGATTGTCGGATCGGTAGGAACTTTCGTATGCCTTACGACGATTAGCGCTCTCTTTTTAACTGGAAAGCACCAGAACCTTTTGCTGTGGCCACTTGGAGGCTTTGTCGCATTCTTCGCCGTATCGCAGGGATCCGTGATCTGGGTCTACATCAGCGAAATCTTTCCGAATTCTGTGCGAGCTAAGGGCCAGAGTCTGGGAAGTTTCACGCATTGGCTTACGTGTGCAACCCTCGCCAACTTCTTCCCGATTGTTGCAGTACATACCGTGTCCGCACCATTCATTTTTTTCTCTTCGATGATGGTGCTCCAATTCATTGTTGTTGTCTGGTTTTTCCCCGAGACCAAAGGATTCACACTCGAGGAGTTGCAACATCGTCTTGAGACGAAGTAA
- a CDS encoding alpha-N-arabinofuranosidase, which yields MERRQFLKNSAMAGASLAFSGKKAWANFADAHIEVLLDEPKGEISPNIYGQFTEHIGGVIYDGVWVGEKSKIPNRYGIRSQLLDLMKHIHVPVIRWPGGCFADSYDWKDGIGPASKRLRRTNFWEGDPDAIRLHEKGPQIFEPNEFGTNEFVRFCKLSGAQPYLAANLRSLPALDFDHWVEYCNSPAGSTTLAEMRASDGFPEPFNVRYWGVGNESWGCGGNFTPEEYASEFRRFTTWIPKYGIDLQLIGSGPNGNDIDWTHRFFDQIYSDHAYHNANFTGWSVHHYASDLSRGRTKDWASSKGDALQFDAVDWYELLRESNRIEQIINDQWAVMGQYDTQHHIKLVVDEYGPWYREGTELDPTHIFGQQVTVRDALATALTLDTFNRNPEKVSMATCAQLINNLNALFLAHEDRFFATPNFHIFAMYAAHQGGQALRTEFSAPDVQYLRDGESARFWGLNGSASRKGQLVTLTIVNPDLSKATETQIALRGARVIRASGSVLAASDMHAHNTFDQPNAVVPANLTVTISDQLLNVSIPAASVTKLDVVLG from the coding sequence ATGGAACGAAGACAGTTTCTCAAGAATTCTGCAATGGCAGGCGCTTCACTTGCTTTTTCCGGAAAGAAGGCCTGGGCAAACTTCGCTGATGCTCATATTGAAGTTCTCCTGGACGAGCCGAAAGGCGAGATCTCCCCTAATATCTATGGCCAGTTCACAGAACACATCGGAGGCGTCATTTACGACGGCGTATGGGTCGGAGAGAAATCGAAGATTCCTAACCGCTATGGTATCCGTTCCCAGCTACTGGACCTGATGAAACATATCCATGTTCCTGTCATTCGTTGGCCGGGAGGTTGTTTCGCAGATAGCTACGATTGGAAAGATGGTATCGGTCCAGCTTCGAAGCGGCTGCGGCGTACCAATTTCTGGGAGGGAGATCCTGATGCGATCAGGCTTCATGAGAAAGGCCCTCAAATATTCGAACCCAACGAATTTGGCACCAATGAGTTTGTCCGGTTTTGTAAGCTGTCTGGGGCACAACCGTATCTTGCGGCAAACCTGCGAAGCCTTCCCGCGCTTGATTTCGATCATTGGGTGGAATACTGCAACTCACCAGCAGGAAGTACAACCCTGGCGGAGATGCGCGCGAGCGATGGCTTCCCGGAGCCATTCAATGTCCGCTACTGGGGTGTGGGTAACGAGAGCTGGGGATGTGGCGGAAACTTTACTCCAGAAGAATATGCATCCGAGTTTCGCCGCTTTACGACATGGATTCCTAAATATGGTATCGATCTGCAACTGATAGGTTCCGGGCCGAATGGCAATGACATCGATTGGACACATCGCTTTTTCGACCAGATCTATTCCGACCATGCTTACCACAATGCTAATTTCACCGGCTGGTCTGTGCATCACTATGCATCGGACCTGAGCCGCGGCAGAACAAAGGATTGGGCTTCAAGTAAGGGAGACGCTTTACAGTTCGATGCAGTGGACTGGTATGAGCTCTTGCGCGAGAGCAACCGCATTGAGCAGATCATTAACGATCAGTGGGCAGTCATGGGACAGTACGACACGCAGCATCACATAAAACTGGTAGTCGATGAATACGGTCCGTGGTATCGCGAAGGGACGGAGCTTGACCCTACTCACATCTTCGGCCAACAGGTGACAGTGCGCGATGCGCTAGCCACGGCGCTGACGCTGGATACCTTTAATCGAAACCCTGAGAAGGTGAGCATGGCCACTTGCGCACAACTAATCAACAACTTAAACGCGCTTTTTCTGGCGCATGAAGATCGATTTTTCGCGACACCAAACTTCCATATCTTCGCTATGTACGCCGCTCACCAAGGCGGGCAAGCGCTGCGAACTGAGTTCTCCGCTCCAGACGTGCAATACCTGCGTGATGGCGAATCGGCGCGCTTCTGGGGTCTGAACGGCTCGGCATCTCGAAAAGGACAGCTTGTGACGCTAACCATAGTTAATCCAGATCTGTCGAAGGCAACCGAAACCCAGATCGCACTTAGAGGAGCCAGAGTAATTCGTGCATCGGGTTCCGTTCTTGCTGCCAGCGACATGCACGCTCACAATACCTTCGATCAGCCAAATGCGGTAGTGCCTGCAAATCTAACGGTAACGATAAGTGATCAACTATTGAACGTCAGTATTCCGGCAGCGTCTGTTACCAAGTTGGATGTGGTCCTTGGATAA
- a CDS encoding arabinofuranosidase catalytic domain-containing protein: MAPKSTSLFGSILSLTVLLFAFAMNPASVALAQKAAPRPCDLFASATPCVAAISTTRALYSAYTGPLYQVTRQSDQTHTNIGLLPDGYANAATQDTFCANTTCTITRLYDQSPNHNDLAPAPPGGAARGPGPNGYDLPAVANALPATVAGHKVYGIAISPGMGYRNDNPKQTAANGEPEGVYMVTSALNLNGKCCFDFGNAETNDLDNKAGHMDAINIMCHGDPCSPDAGLDMEDGIYGHLKVPADTTFVTDMGASDGQHTFAIYQGNAQSRSLTSTDIIPLPNGYQPMKQEGAIILGIGGDNSNWAKGYFFEGVMTKGMPTKPAMEVVQGNIVAAGYAGELKP; this comes from the coding sequence ATGGCACCCAAATCGACCTCACTATTCGGAAGCATCTTGTCGCTAACAGTTCTTCTTTTCGCCTTTGCGATGAACCCGGCCAGCGTCGCTTTAGCGCAAAAGGCCGCCCCCCGCCCTTGCGATCTCTTCGCGTCCGCAACGCCCTGTGTTGCTGCTATCAGCACCACTCGCGCCCTGTACAGCGCGTACACCGGCCCGCTGTACCAGGTCACACGACAATCCGACCAAACCCACACCAATATCGGTCTCCTTCCCGACGGTTATGCAAACGCCGCAACGCAGGACACCTTCTGCGCCAACACGACCTGCACCATCACCAGGCTCTACGACCAGTCACCCAACCACAACGACCTCGCGCCCGCGCCTCCCGGCGGCGCAGCGCGCGGACCTGGGCCCAACGGCTATGACCTCCCCGCCGTGGCCAATGCCCTCCCTGCAACCGTAGCCGGACACAAGGTTTACGGTATCGCCATCTCCCCTGGCATGGGTTATCGCAACGATAACCCAAAACAAACAGCGGCCAACGGTGAACCCGAAGGCGTCTACATGGTCACCTCCGCTCTCAATCTCAACGGCAAGTGCTGCTTCGACTTTGGTAACGCCGAGACGAACGATCTCGACAACAAAGCTGGACACATGGATGCCATCAACATCATGTGTCATGGCGACCCCTGCAGTCCCGACGCGGGACTGGACATGGAGGACGGCATCTACGGCCACCTCAAGGTTCCTGCCGACACTACCTTCGTCACCGATATGGGTGCCAGCGATGGTCAGCATACCTTTGCCATCTACCAGGGCAACGCCCAATCAAGATCTCTGACCAGTACCGACATCATCCCTCTTCCGAATGGCTATCAGCCGATGAAACAGGAAGGAGCCATCATCCTGGGAATCGGCGGCGATAACAGTAATTGGGCCAAGGGATATTTCTTCGAGGGTGTCATGACGAAGGGAATGCCTACCAAGCCGGCAATGGAAGTAGTTCAGGGCAACATCGTTGCCGCTGGTTACGCTGGCGAGCTTAAGCCCTGA
- a CDS encoding LacI family DNA-binding transcriptional regulator, which translates to MAGQRDKSPASGRTTMHDIAAHANVSVGTVSHVLNDTATVREVLKKRVLKSIEELGYSVNHLSRGLRRNKTNLIGVIIPDIMNPFFPAVVRGVEDLAFKSNYRVLLCNADNDVKKEEAYLADLQSFLAAGIILIPSVDHKIVGKGMPPVVCVDRKPKGWKGDSVTVANAAGGYLAAQHLINMGHRQVGIVRGPSNVTTATERVDGFLKAMAEHKIVVLSEYLQSGSFDQESGYACTLRLLNLLPRPTAIFTASDLMAVGALAAVKNQKLKCPKDVSIISFDGLAFTQMTEPAITSIFQPSYQLGYSAVRLLLERINGMDSPPQDIVLDTELKMKDSVRRLA; encoded by the coding sequence ATGGCGGGACAGCGCGACAAATCCCCAGCATCGGGGCGAACAACGATGCACGATATTGCCGCTCATGCGAATGTGTCGGTCGGTACCGTTTCGCATGTCCTCAATGACACAGCGACTGTACGAGAGGTGCTCAAGAAAAGAGTTCTAAAGTCAATAGAAGAGCTCGGCTACTCGGTTAATCACCTGTCGAGAGGGCTGCGACGCAATAAGACCAACCTCATCGGGGTAATTATTCCGGACATCATGAACCCTTTTTTCCCTGCGGTCGTGCGGGGGGTAGAGGATCTGGCATTCAAGTCCAATTATCGGGTGTTGCTCTGTAATGCAGACAATGACGTTAAGAAGGAAGAAGCGTATCTGGCAGACCTTCAGTCCTTTCTCGCCGCTGGCATCATCCTGATTCCATCAGTCGATCACAAGATTGTAGGCAAGGGGATGCCTCCTGTCGTGTGCGTGGACCGGAAGCCGAAGGGATGGAAAGGTGACAGCGTCACTGTTGCGAATGCGGCTGGCGGTTATCTTGCGGCGCAACACTTAATCAATATGGGCCACCGTCAGGTTGGAATTGTTCGTGGGCCGTCGAACGTCACGACGGCAACTGAGCGCGTAGATGGATTTCTAAAGGCGATGGCGGAGCATAAGATCGTCGTTCTATCGGAGTATCTACAGTCGGGATCGTTTGATCAGGAGAGCGGATATGCTTGCACCCTCCGCTTGTTAAATCTTCTCCCCAGACCGACAGCCATCTTTACCGCGAGCGATCTGATGGCCGTTGGCGCTCTAGCTGCGGTTAAAAACCAAAAACTAAAGTGCCCGAAAGACGTATCCATTATCAGCTTTGATGGCTTGGCGTTTACGCAGATGACAGAGCCCGCAATCACCAGCATCTTCCAGCCCAGTTACCAACTCGGCTATTCGGCTGTGCGTTTGTTGCTGGAAAGAATCAATGGGATGGATTCTCCGCCTCAAGACATCGTGTTGGATACCGAACTCAAAATGAAGGATTCCGTTCGCAGACTCGCCTAG
- a CDS encoding SUMF1/EgtB/PvdO family nonheme iron enzyme, translating into MYRFRTVLAMLCLTLAGSLAHGQDTVLHLQGEQIDGPSCAAPPQWFVRSAPRTCTPAETQAWLDDLHHWRDERRIRVGFDGAEYERPELRWTQSSFVQPQMMVHDRFFYDVATRHYTVDGYLKDLETRYGGIDSVLVWPTYPNIGIDDRNEYDLFADLPGGREEIKEFVADFHHRGVRVFFPVMLWDQGTRKQDEPDAQALSRELAEVNADGINGDTLEGIPRTFRRASDSLGHPLALEPELGPASDEMLNYNNMSWGYWKYDFVPTVSRYKWLETRHMVNISDRWAHSHTDDLQFSFFNGIGFESWENIWGIWNGMTPRDAEALRRIATIERAFNKLLVSPKWEPHTPMQQYGVFASKWPGDHSTLWTIVNRNSYPESGRQMILSAETGMHYYDLWHGIELKPKPEGDKIVLDFSIEANAYGAILASSSEPEQLPALMRTMKELAEKPLANYSHGWTTVPQQLVPIAKTAPAKSQPSGMSAIPSADFVFRVNGIEIEGTNDEGVDVQYPGEPSARRYHEIEIHIPAFWIDTFPVTNAQFKAFLDATKYHPADDHNFLKDWHGNNYPDGWGSKPVTWVSIEDARAYAAWTGKRLPHEWEWQYAAQGLDGRTYPWGMEWNREDVPTVDTGRSMLPPSDVAAHPNGASPFGVQDLVGNVWQWTDEYTDAHTRAAILRGGSHYQPQGSRWYFPQAYKLSQHGKYLLMAPSLDRSGAIGFRCVLDR; encoded by the coding sequence ATGTACCGGTTTCGCACTGTTCTCGCCATGCTGTGCCTTACTCTCGCTGGTTCTCTCGCGCATGGCCAGGACACCGTGCTCCATCTTCAGGGAGAACAGATCGATGGTCCTTCCTGCGCGGCGCCGCCCCAATGGTTTGTGCGAAGCGCTCCCCGAACCTGTACTCCCGCTGAGACACAGGCGTGGCTCGACGACCTACATCATTGGCGTGACGAAAGGCGCATCCGAGTGGGCTTCGATGGCGCTGAGTACGAACGTCCCGAACTGCGGTGGACACAGTCGAGCTTTGTTCAGCCGCAGATGATGGTGCATGACCGCTTCTTTTATGACGTCGCCACGCGCCATTATACGGTCGATGGTTACTTGAAGGACTTAGAGACGCGTTACGGCGGCATCGACAGCGTGCTCGTGTGGCCCACCTATCCCAACATCGGAATCGATGATCGCAACGAGTACGATCTGTTCGCCGATCTTCCCGGCGGCCGCGAAGAAATCAAAGAGTTTGTCGCCGACTTCCACCATCGAGGGGTGCGTGTCTTTTTCCCCGTGATGCTGTGGGATCAGGGAACACGCAAGCAAGATGAGCCAGATGCACAGGCACTCTCTCGTGAGCTTGCAGAGGTGAATGCGGACGGTATCAATGGTGACACCCTGGAAGGGATTCCGCGGACATTTCGTAGAGCATCCGATAGTCTTGGCCATCCTCTCGCTCTCGAACCCGAACTTGGGCCGGCTTCCGACGAGATGCTCAACTACAACAACATGAGCTGGGGCTACTGGAAGTACGATTTTGTGCCAACGGTAAGCCGTTACAAGTGGCTCGAAACCCGGCATATGGTTAATATTTCGGATCGATGGGCGCACAGTCATACGGATGATCTTCAATTTTCCTTCTTCAACGGCATCGGCTTCGAATCATGGGAAAACATCTGGGGCATCTGGAACGGCATGACTCCGCGCGATGCAGAAGCTCTGCGTCGGATTGCGACGATTGAGAGGGCTTTCAATAAACTGCTGGTCTCTCCCAAGTGGGAGCCCCATACGCCCATGCAGCAGTATGGAGTCTTCGCCAGCAAATGGCCCGGAGATCATTCCACGCTCTGGACTATTGTCAATCGCAACTCCTATCCTGAATCGGGCAGGCAGATGATTCTGTCTGCCGAGACAGGAATGCACTACTACGACCTGTGGCATGGGATAGAACTCAAGCCAAAGCCAGAAGGCGACAAAATTGTTCTTGATTTTTCGATTGAAGCGAACGCTTATGGAGCAATTCTGGCGTCATCTTCGGAACCCGAACAACTTCCGGCCTTGATGCGAACAATGAAAGAGCTTGCGGAAAAACCTCTCGCGAACTACTCCCACGGATGGACGACTGTCCCCCAGCAACTGGTACCCATCGCAAAGACAGCACCAGCCAAGTCTCAACCATCTGGGATGTCAGCTATTCCATCGGCCGATTTTGTCTTTCGCGTCAATGGAATTGAGATTGAAGGTACCAACGATGAAGGAGTCGATGTGCAGTATCCGGGCGAGCCTTCAGCACGCCGCTATCATGAGATAGAGATCCATATTCCTGCCTTCTGGATCGATACTTTTCCTGTAACGAATGCGCAGTTCAAAGCATTTTTAGACGCTACAAAATACCATCCAGCCGATGATCATAATTTTCTGAAAGACTGGCACGGCAACAACTATCCCGACGGCTGGGGCAGCAAGCCGGTAACGTGGGTATCTATCGAGGACGCCCGTGCTTACGCGGCTTGGACCGGTAAAAGGCTTCCTCACGAATGGGAATGGCAATATGCTGCTCAGGGATTGGATGGAAGGACGTACCCTTGGGGAATGGAGTGGAACAGAGAAGATGTCCCCACGGTCGACACTGGCAGATCGATGCTGCCACCGTCGGACGTTGCGGCGCATCCAAATGGCGCCAGTCCTTTTGGAGTACAAGATCTGGTAGGTAACGTTTGGCAATGGACGGATGAATACACCGATGCACACACACGCGCTGCTATTCTGCGTGGAGGAAGCCACTACCAGCCACAGGGTTCACGCTGGTATTTTCCACAAGCGTATAAGTTATCCCAACATGGAAAGTACCTTCTCATGGCTCCGAGCCTCGATCGCTCCGGAGCCATCGGTTTTCGTTGCGTTCTTGATCGATGA